TCTGgacctttaacatttttatagaGTCCCCACATAGGAGTGCTAACTCCTTCTGCTTCTCTTCAGAATTTTTGTGAGTGGTTGTTATACCCATTTTGCTCagcctttcaaacactgcttTTTTCGCCCCACCATAATGTAGAATACTATTTAGGTAGTATGCAAAGGCTGACAGGCGTGCTTCTCTTCCCCTCAAAGCAATGGACGCTGCTGCACAAGTTGCAGTTTGAGAGTGGTTAGTAGCAGTTGTAAGAACTGAGAAAAAGAATGGTGAAAAACACTTTAGGTCTGCCTCtaagctggaaaatgaaaacGCTTTCAGATCAGCTGGAGATGACTTCCACAGGATGAAACCGTTGGTTGGATCACAGATCTGTTTGCACTCGTTGCTTATAAGCTTCAGAATGTGCACCTTTATTTCCTCAACTAGGTGTTTATGCTTCAAAATTAACTTTGCAGCTGTTgtccattttttgtttttgatgcTGTTCACGATTGAGGCATCTTCAGGATGGCATACCTTGCCAACAGTCTGTGACTGGTAATGGGTGACAACCTGAAATATAAGATAATGTATCAGTGTGAAGAATAACATTATAGTCTAATAAGTATAATGTGCATTGTCAATACATTGGAATATACAGAATGTTAAATATACAATTGCAGAGCAGGTCAGATCATGGTCAGTACAACATGCTAGTCCATTACAAAAGGAAGTTCTTACACACTTACAaagggcggggctaagatcggctggcacccaggctaacaAAGTGCTAGATGAATACACATTATGCTACCATGTCGTCAAATATGACTAACGTTAGATGATATAATCATAGGTAAACTACACGGAAATTAGTAGTGTGGGAATGCACGTGTTTATCACATTGGACAATAAACACGACTCACTATTCACTCATTAAAAACTTGCATTCGAGGTTATTCTCATAGTCACATCATAATAACTAGAAATTTACCAACAACAAGCTTACCTCTGTAATGCTTCTTCGCGGTTTTGTACTGGTTGAAGTTGACGGAGTGGAGCAGAACTTCTTCAGAGCCCTGGGCGTCTTGGAGGGAGTAGGCTCCCGGTCTCTTTTCTCTGATGCCTGAGATGAACTCGCTTCTTCAGCCTGGTCTCCTTCGTCGTCTTTCCATTTATTTAAAACGGGCACGTCGCGTTCCAACCGTGTTATTAAGTTATGACAGGACCGACAAATGCGAAGCGATTTTTGTGCTGTTTTGTGGAGTTGTAATCCTAAACGGAGAACTTGTTCGTATATGCGTTCACCTTTAAAGTTTCTCTCAAAAATGAGGATCGATTTGGAAAGTACTCCGTGTATCCTTAAATTCTTTTTACAACACCGGCAAAAATCGTTTACACTCATCTTCTTCTTCTACTTATTCCAGCGTGAGTGCAGTTGAGGTTTGTTGACAACAACTAAGCGTCGCTTAAactacgtcacacactccgttgctctgattggttgtaggtctatccaattgagtgcagaggcatttttcggttgagacccGCCCCATAATCATagcccaatggagcggtatcagactcaaattctgactagaattgagtatgacaacgtcaggctatgggaaaagattaatcgcatacaaaataaaagtgatttttggcataatatatgagtgtgtgctgtgtgtaatttttatgtacatataaatacacacacattcatgtatgtatttaagaaacaaatatatgtttatatatatttatttatatttttatatattctatattatatataaattattttttatatatatatatatataaataaaaaaatcagacaTGAATataagtatgtgtgtgtggttaaatatacacaataattacgcacaatacacacacatatattgtgcaaaaaataacttttattttgtatgcgattaatcttttctcagccctaatatatatatatatatatatatatatgtatatataggcCGGCGAAATCCTATCACCACCTCCAAGCGGTGCCGGCCGGAAACAGGACATTCCTGGCTAACGGTGAAGGTCTCCAAGTGTCAGGCGGAGTGACGCGTCGATTTGGAGTGCCTCAGCAGTCGCATCAATGGCAATATCAACTCAACAAGCTTCGAACCAACCCAGGGCGTCCCCCGTATGCAACGTGCGCCATCCCCGTCCGGACGACGAGAGGAGGCATGGGCTCCATGCCCAGGGACTACGACGTGGCCAAGGGAAGACAGCCCATAAGCTACGCCTTGCCACGCTCAACATTGGAACACTCACTGGCCGCAGCCGCGAGCTAGCGGACACTCTGAGGAGACGACGGATCGACATCGCCTGCGTCCAAGAAACCAAATGGAAAGGATCCAAAGCCCGAGACATTGGCGAGGGATACAAGCTCATTTACCACGGCGTCGAAACACGGAAGAATGGCGTCGCCATCGTGATCAACCAACGCCTGCACAGGTGCGTCACCGAAGTAAACAACATCTCCGATAGGCTTATGTCAATCAAAATCATAGCTGGCCCGACCACCATACGCGTGTCACCTGCTACGCCCCGCAGACAGGATGCCGGGGTGAGGAAAAGGACGAGTTCTGGGAAGAACTTGATGCCCACCTCAGGCTGGTGGATCCCGAAGAACACCTCCTGATCGGTGGCGACCTGAACGGCCATGTAGGAGCGACGAGGGATGGATACGAGCAGTGCCATGGTGGCCAAGGTTTCGGAGACCGAAACGATGACGGACGCCGGAATCTCGACTGTGCAATGGCCCACGACTTAGCCATCACTAACACCTACTTCAAGAAGAGACAAACGCACCTGATTACGTATGTCAGCGGCAGGACCTCTACCCAGATCGATTATTGGATGCTGCGGCGCTGGGACCTGAAACTTGTCCTGGATGCCAAGGTGATCCCATCAGACAACATCGGCCCCCAACACCGGCTACTCACCTTGGACCTCCGGCTCCACCTGCGACAACCCCGAGTACACAAGACGGGCCTCGAGTGGATCAAATGGTGGAAATGGAAGGACCACAGAGTGCAACTGACAGCAGAGCTCAATTTCCTCAACACCAGCCTGGACCACCCAGCAGAAAACCAGACATTGGAGCTGTATTGGAACCAGATTACTACCCAAATACGCGAGGCCGCCACAAACACGCTAGGAAAGACGAAGATGGGAAGAAGATTTATTGACAAGGCGACGTGGTGGTGGACGGATGAAGTCCAAACGTCGATCAAGGCAAAGAAGCTGGCCTACAAGACCTGGGTCAGAACACGCCTGGACACCGACCGCCAACAATACCGAAACCTCAAGTCGATGGCGAAAAGGGCTGTGGCAACAGCGAAAGCAAGGCACAACGACGACCTATATGAACAGCTCGACATGCCAGGAGGAGCAAATGGAATATACCGCCTCGCCAAGTCCCGACACCGAGCATCCCAAGCCACTGGACACGTGCTACACGTCAGAAGCGCTGACCACCACCTTCTACGCGACACGCCAGCCATCCTTCAACGATGGCGGGACTACTTCGCACAAATCTCCAACGAGGTATTACCGCACCCACCTATCCCCAGCCCGGAACCAGTGCTTGGACCCGTGCCATTGATTAGCGTGCCCAAAGTCATGGCAGCCAtcaacaaaatgaaaaatggaAAGGCAACGGGCCCCGACGACATTCCCGCGGAAATGTGGAAGATGATGGGACAAAGAGGAGCGGAAACCCTCACACCCTCTTCAACCAGATCACCAAGGAGGGGAAGGTGCCCCGGGACTGGACGACCAGCATCACGGTGCCAATATGGAAAGGGAAAGGAGACGTGACCGAATGCACCAACTATCGTCCGATACGCCTTCTGTGCCACACGATGAAGATATTCGAGAGAGTTCTTGACCAGAGGCTTCGAAACATCGTCAGGATCACGCCAAACCAGTGCGGCTTTGTTAAAGGCAGAGGGACGACCGATGCCATACACGCCGCCCGACTCCTCCTGGAGAAACACAGGGAGTAAAATAAGAAGATCCACCTGGCTTTCCTAGACCTAGAAAAAGCCTTTGACCGTGTCCCCCACGACCTAATCTGGTGTGCACTCCGAGCGCACAACATCCCAGAAGAATACGTCCGATGGACGCAACTGCTGTATCAGGATACTACCAGCGTCGTCCGGTGCCCAGCAGGCATTTCGCCCACCTTCGAAGTAAGCGTCGGAGTGCACCAGGGATCGGCCCTTTCCCCCCTCCTGCTCATCCTTTGCATTGACACGGTGACGGCTGATATCCAAATGAACCATCCGTGGACACTTCTGTACGCCGATGACGTCTTTCTCTCCAACAAGAAACGCGAAGCCCTCAGCGTCCAAGTGCAGCGATGGAACGACCACCTGAACGAGAAAGGCCTCCGTCTCAACCTCAAGAAGACTGAGTACATGACTGAGCCCACAGTCTGATGGCACCATCAACGTCAACGGACAGGACCTACAGAAAGTCGACCACTTCAAATACCTCGGGTCCACCCTCTCGTCGGATGGGGACTCCCTGCCAGACGCGCGCGCACGAGTGAATGCCGCATGGATGAAGTGGCGGCAAGTCACCGGAATCCTATGCGACCGACGGATGCCAAACCACCTCAAGGCGAAGATAAACAAGACCGTCGTGCGACCCGTCGCGCTCTACGGAGCTGAATGCTGGCCAGCATCCACCAATTCATCACCGAGCCCTCCACGCCATGGAAATGCGCATGCTTCGGTGGTCGCTTGGACTGACTCGACTGGACCAGGTCATGAACGAAGACGTCAGGAAAGTGATGGGGGTGGCACCAATCACCGAGAAGATGAGAGAGGCGCGACTCCGATGGTACGGGCATGTTGTGCGCAGCGATGAAGACTCTGTCGCGAGGACTGCCATGCGCCTGAGCCCAGAAGGACGTCGACCACGAGGACGGCCGAAGAAAAGATGGCTGGATCGAATAAAGGAGGACATCAAGGAAGTCAACTCAAACTTACGTTTGAGTTTTGTTCAAGTAAACAGAATATTTAGGACTGCTTGggctttaaatattttaaatacaggatactaatatatatatatatatatatatagtatcctgtatttaaaatatttaaagccCAAGCAGTCCTAAATATTCTGTTTACTTGAACAAAACTCAAACGTAAGTTTAATGATGTGCCATGAGAGATGTTGTCAAGGATATGAAATGCATAACACCATCAAAGCTTTGcatagaaaatgaaaaaaaaaacgtaatatcCTTGTCAAAACAGAGATCATTTAAAGACTCTTCTCTGTTCTCTGTTAGTCATACAGGATGAAATCAATATAGCAACATTGACCTATATTGAATTTTAACTGCACAAACTTTAACTGCACCTTCAttgtattataaataatattaataataatttaaattgttttatttaatgtcTGATTATAAAGTCATCTCTTTATCTACAATCATTGTTTAGGTACCACTTTTTAATAAGGATTCATTTGTTCTCATCAATAAATGCATTATAGCTAACATGAACATgaacaatacatttttatgaaatctaataattttttgtaattgtgCATTAGCCAATATTAcacaacttttgattttgatTGTGTTTGTTAATTGTGTTACCAACTCAATCAAATATCTAAACGATTGTTTGTGAAGAACCTGAACTTACAAGTCAAGACTAATATTATCTATAAATAGAGGAACTATCATA
This sequence is a window from Misgurnus anguillicaudatus chromosome 9, ASM2758022v2, whole genome shotgun sequence. Protein-coding genes within it:
- the LOC141366064 gene encoding uncharacterized protein isoform X1 translates to MSVNDFCRCCKKNLRIHGVLSKSILIFERNFKGERIYEQVLRLGLQLHKTAQKSLRICRSCHNLITRLERDVPVLNKWKDDEGDQAEEASSSQASEKRDREPTPSKTPRALKKFCSTPSTSTSTKPRRSITEVVTHYQSQTVGKVCHPEDASIVNSIKNKKWTTAAKLILKHKHLVEEIKVHILKLISNECKQICDPTNGFILWKSSPADLKAFSFSSLEADLKCFSPFFFSVLTTATNHSQTATCAAASIALRGREARLSAFAYYLNSILHYGGAKKAVFERLSKMGITTTHKNSEEKQKELALLCGDSIKMLKVQNEVFLNSEAEGNIDVGQRVVTTEDQSTRDPKGPLNTVHKSMEELPLSGDITIDRYIETQQTPQMRKKTHIKCCVILNVMSLLIKGIFHPKIKILSFTYPHDVTNLYTFLF
- the LOC141366064 gene encoding uncharacterized protein isoform X3; protein product: MSVNDFCRCCKKNLRIHGVLSKSILIFERNFKGERIYEQVLRLGLQLHKTAQKSLRICRSCHNLITRLERDVPVLNKWKDDEGDQAEEASSSQASEKRDREPTPSKTPRALKKFCSTPSTSTSTKPRRSITEVVTHYQSQTVGKVCHPEDASIVNSIKNKKWTTAAKLILKHKHLVEEIKVHILKLISNECKQICDPTNGFILWKSSPADLKAFSFSSLEADLKCFSPFFFSVLTTATNHSQTATCAAASIALRGREARLSAFAYYLNSILHYGGAKKAVFERLSKMGITTTHKNSEEKQKELALLCGDSIKMLKVQNEVFLNSEAEGNIDVGQRVVTTEDQSTRDPKGPLNTVHKSMEELPLSDEMAPSIDDSEIAMLPFSSLKEQYVGLWPKLVLQ
- the LOC141366064 gene encoding uncharacterized protein isoform X2, producing the protein MSVNDFCRCCKKNLRIHGVLSKSILIFERNFKGERIYEQVLRLGLQLHKTAQKSLRICRSCHNLITRLERDVPVLNKWKDDEGDQAEEASSSQASEKRDREPTPSKTPRALKKFCSTPSTSTSTKPRRSITEVVTHYQSQTVGKVCHPEDASIVNSIKNKKWTTAAKLILKHKHLVEEIKVHILKLISNECKQICDPTNGFILWKSSPADLKAFSFSSLEADLKCFSPFFFSVLTTATNHSQTATCAAASIALRGREARLSAFAYYLNSILHYGGAKKAVFERLSKMGITTTHKNSEEKQKELALLCGDSIKMLKVQNEVFLNSEAEGNIDVGQRVVTTEDQSTRDPKGPLNTVHKSMEELPLSADEMAPSIDDSEIAMLPFSSLKEQYVGLWPKLVLQ